The following nucleotide sequence is from Dyella sp. BiH032.
GCTGGCGATACGCCTCGCCGCCGCTGAAGCCGGCGGGCAGCGCCCAGGCCAGCAGGATGGCGCCGCCCAGCAGCATGGCCAGCACGCCACGGCCGTACCAGCGGACGCGGTGGGTATTGGCCCAGCTGCTCCACAGCGGGCCGAGCAGCCAGGGGAAGGCGATGTGCAGGAACATCACCGGGCCCTTGGTCATCAGGCCCGCGCCGATGCACAGGCCGAACAGCAGCCAGCGCGGCTCCTCGCGGTCGGTCTTCGGCGTGAGGCACAGCAGTGCGGCCAGCACCCACACGGCCAGCAGCACCTCGTACATGATCTGCAGGCCGAACAGGAACGCATAGGCCAGCGCCAGCAGCATCCACGGCGCGCCCTTGGCCACCCACGGGCGGTTGGGGAACAGGCGCCGCGCCAGGGTCGCCAGCAGCACCAGTTCGGTGCCGCCGAAGATCACCTCGAGGATGCGCGGCCAGACGTCGTTGACCCCGAACACGAACCAGCCGGCGTGGATCAGCCAGAACAGCAGCGGCACCTTTTCGCTGTAGGGCTCGCCATTGATGTGCGGCACCAGCCAGTGGCCGTGGTTCCACATCTCCCACGCCACGGCGAGGGTGCGGGTGGAATACAGGGGCATCGGCCCGTGCGAGAAGATCGCCAGCAGGGCGACCGCGGTCCACAGCGGCAGCCAGGGCCACAGGGATCGCAGGTGTTCGGAACGGCTGTAGGCGCTGGAGGGCACGGGCGGCTTCTTTCTCAGAGATGTTGCGATTCTAGTGCGGCCGGGCTTTCCGGTCGCTCAGCGAGTGCGGCGCCGTTCACACCGCGTCCTATCAGCCCTTCGGCCAGCGGGCCGGACCCCAGTAGCCGATGCGGCGGCGCAGCTTGAGCTTGCGCCACCAGTTGCGCGGCTTGGGCCGGCGATTGCGCCCGCCCTTGGCGATGAAGGCGTCGATCGCGTCCAGCACGCGCTCGCTGGAATGGCCGTCGCGGTAGGGGTGGATGGCGTCCGCGTATTCCCGGATGGCCTGCATCAGCTCGGGCGGGCGGCTGAGGGCGCGGCGGATCGCCGGCTCGAACTGGGCCGGGTCGTCGATATCGATGAGCTGCGGGCCTGGACGCCGATTCTTGAAGGTCACCACCGGCTTGCCGGTGAGCAAGAACTCGTTGAGCGCGGACGAGGTGTCCGAGCACATCAGATCAGCCTGCGGGAACAGCTCCAGGATGTTGTCGTTCTCGGCGAAGGTCAGGTGCTCGCCTTGCAGCGCCTTGAACTTGGCGATCGTCTCCGGGTTCATCTTCGGGTGGAAGGTGACGATCCAGCGCCATTCGCCGCTCTGCGACAGGCGCTTCACTTCCTCGTAGAGGGTCTCGGCCGCGCTCCACGAGGGCGAGAACGTGGAGTGGTAAAGGATCACCGGTTTCTCGCGCACGGGCGGCAGCGGGCCGGCGATCTCTTTCATGAAGGGGTCGAGCTTGGGCCAGCCGGTCTCGGCCACCGCGAAGTGGCCCATCTCGTCGGCCAGGGCCTGGAACTTGGCGGTATCGCGCGGGCCGGTGGTGCAGTACAGATCAAAGAAGCCGCGGATATAGATGTGGCGCGGCTTGCCGGCGTCGAAGCCGTGGAAGGTCTCCACCTTCACGCCGGGAAAGAAGTGCGGCAGGTGGTTGGACGAGGTGATGCAGGCGATGGGTTTCCATGCGCGCACTTCATTCACCGTGAGCAGCTGCTCGCCTTCAACCAGGTCTTCCGCGCCCGGACCATCGAAGAACCAGGCTGCTTCGTCGCCGCGGGCGCGGATGGCTTCCTGGACGGGGCGCAGGATGGCCAGCGCGTAGCGCTCCGAGCCGTAGAGAAGGTAGTGCTTGGGCATGGTCAGCGATCGATTCCGTGACGGGTCAGGGCATGGGCCGCGCTTTCCAGCGAGGCCGGGTTGTGGCGCATTTCGTAGTAGCGCATGCGCTTGTACACCGCGTACGAAGCGGCGGTCTGCGCGATCGCGTAGCCGCGCCAGCCGTCCAGGAAGGCGAGGCGGAACACATAGTCCTTGAGGAAAG
It contains:
- a CDS encoding CDP-glycerol glycerophosphotransferase family protein → MPKHYLLYGSERYALAILRPVQEAIRARGDEAAWFFDGPGAEDLVEGEQLLTVNEVRAWKPIACITSSNHLPHFFPGVKVETFHGFDAGKPRHIYIRGFFDLYCTTGPRDTAKFQALADEMGHFAVAETGWPKLDPFMKEIAGPLPPVREKPVILYHSTFSPSWSAAETLYEEVKRLSQSGEWRWIVTFHPKMNPETIAKFKALQGEHLTFAENDNILELFPQADLMCSDTSSALNEFLLTGKPVVTFKNRRPGPQLIDIDDPAQFEPAIRRALSRPPELMQAIREYADAIHPYRDGHSSERVLDAIDAFIAKGGRNRRPKPRNWWRKLKLRRRIGYWGPARWPKG